CGCCTGTGGGAGTGGGCCGCGGATGCGGAAGATGACCGTGGCGATACGGCGGAACGTTTTTTCGAAAGCATCGGGAGCGGGCGGAAGCATATGCTCGAGCTGATGATGGAAAAAGAGCTGTACGAGCGGGAAATGGAAGTGGCCGAGCCAGGGGGGGCGCCTCAGCCAGCGGAAAATCCGCTAAGCGGTTCCCGCCTGCTTATTATCGACGATGACGATGTGCTGCGCGGCTATTTGGCCCGTCGGCTTGTGTTGGACGGATATACCGTAGACGAAGCTTCCGATGTTGAGACGGCCAAACAACTGCTGTACGAGCGCAACTACGATTTGATCAGCCTCGATTTGATGATGCATCCCGAGCTCGGATACGAGCTGTTCGCATTTTTGAAAGAAGACCCTACGCTGAAATGGGTGCCGCTCATCGTCATTTCCGGCCGGAATGACGTCCAGGATAAGGTGCGCTGCTTTCAACTGGGGGCCGACGATTACGTGACGAAGCCGTTCGAATACGAGGAGCTGAGCGCTCGGATTTTCAGCCTGCTGCGGCGGACCAAAAATTTCGAGCAGTTGGCGTTTCGCGACCCGCTGACCGGCGTATACAACCGCCGCTACTTTGACCATCAGGTGCAGGTGGAGCTGCAGCGGGTGCGCCGGTATCCGGCTGCGATTTCGATCGTTTTTATCGATATCGACCGGTTCAAATCGGTCAACGATACGTACGGGCACCATATCGGCGATCTGGTCCTGCAGGGACTAGCCCATCTGCTGCAAAACCATGTGCGGGCAACGGACCTATTGGCGCGCTTCGGCGGGGAGGAATTCGTCATCGTGCTGCCGGGATCGGACGGAGCGAATGCCGTCAAGCTCATGGAAGGCATTCGGCAGATGGCTCACGAAAATCCCGTGGCGCACGTTGAAGGCAAACCTTTTCACATTACTTTTTCCGCGGGAGTGTCCACTTGGAGTGACGGACTTAGTCTGGATCAATGGATTCGCCAGGCCGATGCCGCGATGTATGACGCCAAGCAGCAAGGCCGCGACCGTGTCGTCATGTATGAGGAAAAACGGCATGCCGCAGAGGCTCAGCCCGCTCCCCAGCAGCCTGTCGCCCGCAAAAAAATCGTCATCGCAGGGAACGATCCGATTCTCCGCTCGATTCTCGGTTCAAGGCTGCAGCAGCTGGATGCCGAGATCGTAGAGGCGGCAAGCGGCAAAGACGCTTATCGGCATGCAACATCTCCGTCCACTGCGGATCTGTGCATACTGGATCGCATGATGCCGGATTCCGACGGGTTTAACGTGCTGGAAAGGCTGAAAAGCGAACGATCGCTCCACCGCGGCATCAAGGTGCTGATGATGTCCGAGCGTTCCAGAGAGGAAGAGGCGGCTAAGGGGATCGAATTCGGTGCGGACGATGTCATGATCAAGCCGTTTTCCGTCGTGGAGCTGGAGACGCGCGTAAAACGTTTGCTGGAAGGATGAGGTCGGCGTTGCGCCGGCCTTTTTTAACGTAATGTGCCCACCGTCGGATTTTCCTGTGAACCGCGGTCGCTCATCCTTGGAAGGACTTCGTTTAGAAATTTTTCGCAGGCTTTTTTTTGCGGGAGGGACCATGTTAAAAAGATTTGGGTTTTTCGCGCCGAGTATGTTACATTAAAAATATTATCGACTTGTGCGGAGGAAGCTATGGCAGACAAGGAACAGTTGGTTCGTTTTGGCGTATCG
The window above is part of the Paenibacillus hamazuiensis genome. Proteins encoded here:
- a CDS encoding diguanylate cyclase, producing the protein MNASPMDDPARKDKKLLQESRKLYLRELNKQLQQLEPLLAGKPGPDAAKTIYRMVHSMKGSAPIFGFTRIGAAAEKLARLWEWAADAEDDRGDTAERFFESIGSGRKHMLELMMEKELYEREMEVAEPGGAPQPAENPLSGSRLLIIDDDDVLRGYLARRLVLDGYTVDEASDVETAKQLLYERNYDLISLDLMMHPELGYELFAFLKEDPTLKWVPLIVISGRNDVQDKVRCFQLGADDYVTKPFEYEELSARIFSLLRRTKNFEQLAFRDPLTGVYNRRYFDHQVQVELQRVRRYPAAISIVFIDIDRFKSVNDTYGHHIGDLVLQGLAHLLQNHVRATDLLARFGGEEFVIVLPGSDGANAVKLMEGIRQMAHENPVAHVEGKPFHITFSAGVSTWSDGLSLDQWIRQADAAMYDAKQQGRDRVVMYEEKRHAAEAQPAPQQPVARKKIVIAGNDPILRSILGSRLQQLDAEIVEAASGKDAYRHATSPSTADLCILDRMMPDSDGFNVLERLKSERSLHRGIKVLMMSERSREEEAAKGIEFGADDVMIKPFSVVELETRVKRLLEG